The Polypterus senegalus isolate Bchr_013 chromosome 9, ASM1683550v1, whole genome shotgun sequence genome includes a window with the following:
- the linc.pou2af1 gene encoding colorectal cancer associated 2 has product MSEKPKVYQGVRVKTTVKELLQQRRALQAAAKATVTSQNNNAPFPDTSATSFAAPYYTPAPVNVPETNCFTPMQITDSFFYEQVVSAAFDNQPVADIFSTCEHFIDQASPVAGVQHTSLGSLQQGPDYYCSGMESSSSSNSSNVSSPADYSSCSPPQCYASFSSAYASPAHFSPRAYAPVHEDCHYQPCELPYRYCLSQVQSPQDNLRLPEYMSYPSSDCAYSTSMVEDSFFMREMTSWDMCFS; this is encoded by the exons atgTCTG AAAAGCCAAAAGTATACCAAGGAGTACGAGTGAAGACAACTGTGAAAGAATTACTGCAACAGAGGAGGGCGCTGCAAGCAGCTGCAAAGGCGACAGTG ACATCTCAAAACAACAACGCCCCTTTTCCAGATACAAGTGCCACATCATTTGCTG CTCCATATTATACACCGGCTCCTGTTAACGTACCAGAAACCAACTGTTTTACACCCATGCAAATTACTGACAGCTTTTTCTACGAGCAAGTGGTATCGGCAGCTTTTGACAATCAACCGGTAGCGGACATTTTCTCCACGTGTGAACATTTCATCGACCAAGCATCTCCAGTGGCAGGCGTCCAGCACACTTCCCTGGGGAGCTTACAGCAAGGACCAGACTACTACTGCTCGGGAATG gAATCCAGCTCTTCCTCCAACTCATCCAACGTGTCCAGTCCCGCGGATTACAGCAGCTGCTCGCCCCCGCAGTGCTACGCCTCCTTTTCCTCGGCATACGCGTCTCCTGCCCATTTTAGCCCGAGAGCTTATGCGCCAGTCCACGAGGATTGTCACTACCAGCCGTGCGAACTACCTTATCGTTATTGCCTTTCGCAGGTACAAAGTCCACAGGACAACCTGAGACTCCCCGAATACATGTCCTATCCTTCATCAGACTGTGCCTATTCTACCAGCATGGTGGAGGACAGTTTTTTCATGAGAGAAATGACGAGCTGGGATATGTGCTTTTCTTGA